The Raphanus sativus cultivar WK10039 chromosome 2, ASM80110v3, whole genome shotgun sequence genome includes a region encoding these proteins:
- the LOC108842742 gene encoding LOW QUALITY PROTEIN: probable pectate lyase 18 (The sequence of the model RefSeq protein was modified relative to this genomic sequence to represent the inferred CDS: deleted 2 bases in 1 codon), translating into MQTKKLFISVVTFLLYAPLMFSSPVPDPETVVEEVHKSINASVAARRKLGYLSCTTGNPIDDCWRCDPHWEKNRQRLADCAIGFGKNAIGGRDGRIYVVTDSGNDDPVTPKPGTLRHAVVQDEPLWIIFQRDMTIHLKEELIMNSFKTIDGRGASVHIAGGPCITIQYVTNIIIHGIHIHDCKPGGNAMVRSSPRHYGWRTMSDGDGVSIFGGSHVWVDHCSLSNCDDGLIDAIMGSTAITLSNNYMTHHDKVMLLGHRHSDTYTRDKNMQITIAFNHFGEGLVQRMPRCRHGYFHVVNNDYTHWEMYAIGGSANPTINSQGNRFVAPNIRFSKEVTKHEDAPESEWKSWNWRSSGDLLLNGAFFTPSGGAASSSYAKASSLGARPSSLVGPLTVGSGALNCRKGSRC; encoded by the exons ATGCAGACGAAGAAGCTCTTCATCTCAGTAGTCACTTTCCTTCTCTATGCTCCATTGATGTTCTCTTCACCAGTTCCAGACCCAGAAACTGTTGTCGAAGAAGTTCACAA GAGCATTAACGCGTCGGTTGCAGCAAGAAGGAAGCTAGGCTACCTCTCATGCACCACCGGCAACCCTATCGACGACTGCTGGCGATGCGACCCACACTGGGAGAAAAACCGTCAGCGTCTCGCCGACTGCGCCATCGGGTTCGGCAAGAACGCCATCGGCGGCCGTGACGGACGTATCTACGTGGTCACCGACTCAGGAAACGACGACCCGGTGACCCCCAAGCCCGGAACGCTGAGACACGCCGTGGTTCAAGACGAGCCGCTCTGGATCATCTTCCAACGAGACATGACGATACATCTCAAAGAAGAACTCATCATGAACTCTTTCAAGACCATAGACGGTCGCGGCGCGTCCGTGCACATCGCTGGTGGGCCTTGCATCACGATCCAGTACGTGACCAACATTATCATCCATGGGATTCATATACACGACTGCAAGCCGGGTGGGAACGCTATGGTGCGAAGCTCCCCACGGCATTACGGGTGGAGAACGATGTCGGACGGTGACGGTGTGTCTATCTTCGGAGGGAGTCATGTTTGGGTTGACCACTGTTCGTTGTCTAACTGTGACGACGGGCTTATTGATGCTATAATGGGCTCGACGGCGATTACTCTGTCTAACAATTACATGACGCATCATGATAAAGTCATGTTGCTTGGTCATAGA CATAGTGATACTTACACTCGTGACAAGAATATGCAAATCACTATTGCTTTTAATCATTTCGGTGAAGGACTTGTTCAGAGAATGCCAAg GTGTAGACATGGGTACTTCCATGTGGTGAACAATGACTACACACATTGGGAGATGTATGCGATTGGAGGAAGTGCTAATCCTACTATCAATAGTCAAGGGAACAGATTTGTGGCCCCTAATATTAGATTCAGCAAAGAAGTGACTAAGCACGAGGACGCGCCGGAGAGCGAGTGGAAGAGCTGGAACTGGAGATCATCTGGTGACTTGTTGCTAAACGGTGCGTTTTTTACTCCTTCTGGTGGTGCTGCCTCGTCTAGCTATGCTAAGGCTTCTAGTCTTGGGGCTCGACCTTCTTCTCTCGTTGGACCTTTGACGGTGGGTTCTGGTGCACTGAATTGCCGTAAAGGTTCACGTTGCTGA
- the LOC108839678 gene encoding rhodanese-like domain-containing protein 11, chloroplastic — MESISLPILNPLLASSGSNLCRKQRSRMMMTSSMASSLNLAVGTTSFSTVRPSRVGVVKMQAVDEDVDLKQMRDMAAAKKRWDGLLREGKVKLLTPREAGYAIQLSNKPLLDVRPSSERNKAWVKGSDWVPIFDNEDNLDAGTLSKKVTSFAMGGWWSGAPTLSFNKLFLPKVEEKFPKETELIVACQKGLRSLAACELLYNAGYQNIFWVQGGLESAEVEDLATEGSQPLKLAGIGGFSEFLGWTDQQRAQAAKEGWGYRLVFTARLFGVILAADALFLGAQQLGHYIQELRGH, encoded by the exons ATGGAGTCTATATCCCTTCCCATTCTAAATCCTCTGTTAGCGTCGTCTGGTTCTAATCTTTGCAGAAAACAGAGGTCGAGGATGATGATGACTTCATCAATGGCATCTTCACTTAACTTGGCCGTCGGAACCACGTCCTTTTCCACTGTTCGTCCCTCT AGAGTAGGTGTTGTTAAGATGCAAGCTGTTGATGAAGATGTTGATCTGAAGCAAATGAGAGACATGGCTGCTGCTAAAAAACGCTGGGATGGTTTG TTAAGGGAAGGAAAGGTAAAGCTTCTAACACCAAGAGAAGCAGGCTATGCCATTCAGCTTTCAAACAAACCTCTACTTGATGTCCGTCCCTCTAGCGAGCGTAACAAG GCATGGGTCAAAGGCTCAGACTGGGTTCCTATCTTCGATAATGAAGACAACCTTGACGCTGGAACTCTTTCCAAAAAGGTCACCAGTTTTGCTATGg GTGGATGGTGGAGTGGTGCACCTACTTTATCTTTCAATAA GCTCTTCTTGCCAAAGGTTGAGGAGAAATTCCCAAAAGAAACAGAGCTGATCGTTGCTTGCCAAAAAGGATTGAG ATCCTTAGCTGCTTGCGAGCTACTATATAATGCTGGGTATCAGAATATTTTCTGGGTGCAAGGAGGTTTAGAGTCCGCTGAAGTAGAG GATCTAGCCACAGAAGGTTCTCAGCCATTGAAGCTTGCTGGGATTGGGGGATTTTCAGAGTTCCTCGG TTGGACAGACCAGCAAAGAGCTCAAGCTGCGAAAGAAGGTTGGGGTTACCGTTTAGTATTTACTGCTCGTCTG TTTGGAGTTATTCTGGCAGCGGATGCCTTGTTCCTTGGGGCTCAGCAACTTGGTCATTACATTCAGGAGTTAAGAGGCCACtag
- the LOC108839674 gene encoding serine/threonine-protein kinase AFC2 isoform X3 has protein sequence MTKVAIVMHDLRMIHTDLKPENILLVSSDYVKIPEYKGSRLQRDVSYKRVPKSSAIKVIDFGSTTYERQEQSYIVSTRHYRAPEVILGLGWSYPCDVWSIGCIIVELCTGEALFQTHENLEHLAMMERVLGPFPQQMLKKVDRHAEKYVRRGRLDWPDGATSRDSLKAVLKLPRLQNLIMQHVDHSAGELINMVQGLLRYDPAERLTAREALRHPFFTRRR, from the exons ATGACAAAGGTGGCAATCG TTATGCATGACTTGCGCATGATTCATACGGACCTGAAACCAGAAAACATTCTGTTAGTCTCCTCGGACTATGTGAAAATTCCTGAGTACAAG GGTTCCCGATTACAGAGGGATGTTTCCTATAAACGAGTGCCTAAATCAAGTGCAATAAAGGTTATTGATTTTGGTAGCACAACTTATGAGCGACAGGAGCAAAGCTACATTGTGTCAACTAGACATTACAGGGCACCAGAAGTCATTTTAG GACTTGGCTGGAGTTATCCTTGTGATGTTTGGAGCATTGGATGTATCATAGTGGAGCTGTGCACG GGAGAGGCATTGTTCCAAACACATGAAAACCTGGAGCATCTAGCGATGATGGAGCGTGTTCTTGGTCCGTTTCCTCAACAAATGCTTAAGAAAGTGGA CCGACACGCTGAGAAATATGTGAGAAGAGGCCGTTTGGATTGGCCTGATGGGGCAACCTCAAGAGACAGCCTGAAAGCAGTATTGAAACTTCCTCGGCTTCAG AATCTGATAATGCAACATGTGGACCATTCGGCGGGAGAGTTGATAAACATGGTGCAAGGGCTACTTAGGTATGATCCGGCGGAAAGACTAACCGCTCGTGAAGCACTGAGACATCCTTTTTTCACAAGGAGAAGATGA
- the LOC108839676 gene encoding uncharacterized protein LOC108839676 yields MGGVTSSMAAKLAFFPPNPPSYKITRDEATELLLMDPFPHRENVDVLRLPTRRGTEIVAMYIRYPMAATTLLYSHGNAADIGQMYELFIELSIHLRVNLMGYDYSGYGQSSGKPSEQNTYADIEAAYKCLEENYGAKQENIILYGQSVGSGPTVDLAARLPRLRASILHSPILSGLRVMYSVKRTYWFDIYKNVDKISLVRCPVLVIHGTADDVVDFSHGKQLWELCQEKYEPLWLKGGNHCDLELFPEYIGHLKKFVCAVEKSASKRNSSFSRRSMEGGDPPPRHSVDAPKKSKDGREKQPRKSVDRLKFQGYKLSHIERPEKLKIPFEEMERSRRSVDIYRDKSQTMERARKSVDWLDRNRINE; encoded by the exons ATGGGAGGCGTGACATCATCAATGGCGGCGAAGCTAGCCTTCTTTCCGCCGAATCCGCCGTCTTACAAGATCACCAGAGACGAGGCAACGGAGCTTCTGCTGATGGACCCTTTCCCACATCGAGAAAACGTCGACGTTCTGCGTCTCCCGACGCGAAGAGGCACGGAGATCGTGGCCATGTACATCAGGTACCCTATGGCGGCAACGACTCTTCTGTATTCACACGGGAATGCTGCTGATATAGGTCAGATGTACGAGCTCTTCATCGAGCTCAGTATTCACCTCCGCGTCAATTTGATGGG GTACGACTATTCAGGGTATGGCCAATCATCAGGGAAG CCCAGCGAGCAAAATACTTATGCTGATATTGAGGCTGCTTACAAATGTCTGGAAGAGAACTATGGAGCAAAGCAGGAAAACATTATTCTGTATGGTCAATCTGTAGGGAGTGGTCCGACCGTTGACCTCGCTGCACGTTTGCCTCGTCTAAGAGCTTCCATTCTCCATAGTCCAATTCTTTCTGGGCTTAGAGTCATGTATTCCGTCAAGCGAACTTATTGGTTTGACATATACAAG aACGTTGACAAGATTTCTCTGGTGAGGTGTCCTGTCCTCGTGATCCAT GGAACAGCGGATGATGTGGTTGACTTCTCGCATGGGAAGCAGCTGTGGGAACTCTGCCAAGAGAAATACGAACCGTTATGGCTCAAAGGCGGGAACCATTGCGATCTCGAGCTCTTCCCCGAGTACATTGGCCATCTCAAGAAGTTCGTGTGCGCCGTGGAGAAATCAGCATCGAAAAGGAACAGTTCTTTCTCGAGAAGAAGCATGGAAGGAGGAGACCCTCCTCCTCGGCATAGCGTAGATGCACCGAAGAAGAGCAAGGACGGAAGAGAAAAACAACCGAGGAAAAGCGTGGACAGGCTCAAGTTTCAAGGATACAAGCTGAGCCACATTGAGAGACCTGAGAAGCTGAAGATTCCGTTTGAGGAAATGGAGAGGTCGAGGAGGAGTGTGGACATATACAGAGATAAGTCTCAGACGATGGAGAGAGCACGTAAGAGCGTGGATTGGTTGGACAGAAACCGAATTAACGAGTGA
- the LOC108839674 gene encoding serine/threonine-protein kinase AFC2 isoform X2 — protein sequence MGEGTFGQVLECWDRERKEMVAVKIVRGVKKYREAAMIEIEMLQQLGKHDKGGNRCVQIRNWFDYRNHICIVFEKLGSSLYDFLRKNNYRSFPIDLVREIGWQLLECVAFMHDLRMIHTDLKPENILLVSSDYVKIPEYKGSRLQRDVSYKRVPKSSAIKVIDFGSTTYERQEQSYIVSTRHYRAPEVILGLGWSYPCDVWSIGCIIVELCTGEALFQTHENLEHLAMMERVLGPFPQQMLKKVDRHAEKYVRRGRLDWPDGATSRDSLKAVLKLPRLQNLIMQHVDHSAGELINMVQGLLRYDPAERLTAREALRHPFFTRRR from the exons ATGGGCGAAG GAACATTTGGTCAAGTGTTGGAATGTTGGGATAGGGAGAGGAAGGAAATGGTGGCTGTGAAAATTGTTCGTGGAGTGAAGAAATACCGTGAGGCGGCTATGATTGAAATTGAGATGCTTCAACAGCTTGGTAAACATGACAAAGGTGGCAATCG TTGTGTACAAATTCGGAACTGGTTTGACTATCGTAACCATATATGTATC GTATTTGAGAAGCTTGGATCAAGTTTATACGATTTTCTTCGGAAAAACAATTATCGCTCCTTTCCCATTGATCTTGTCCGTGAGATTGGCTGGCAACTCTTGGAATGTGTAGCAT TTATGCATGACTTGCGCATGATTCATACGGACCTGAAACCAGAAAACATTCTGTTAGTCTCCTCGGACTATGTGAAAATTCCTGAGTACAAG GGTTCCCGATTACAGAGGGATGTTTCCTATAAACGAGTGCCTAAATCAAGTGCAATAAAGGTTATTGATTTTGGTAGCACAACTTATGAGCGACAGGAGCAAAGCTACATTGTGTCAACTAGACATTACAGGGCACCAGAAGTCATTTTAG GACTTGGCTGGAGTTATCCTTGTGATGTTTGGAGCATTGGATGTATCATAGTGGAGCTGTGCACG GGAGAGGCATTGTTCCAAACACATGAAAACCTGGAGCATCTAGCGATGATGGAGCGTGTTCTTGGTCCGTTTCCTCAACAAATGCTTAAGAAAGTGGA CCGACACGCTGAGAAATATGTGAGAAGAGGCCGTTTGGATTGGCCTGATGGGGCAACCTCAAGAGACAGCCTGAAAGCAGTATTGAAACTTCCTCGGCTTCAG AATCTGATAATGCAACATGTGGACCATTCGGCGGGAGAGTTGATAAACATGGTGCAAGGGCTACTTAGGTATGATCCGGCGGAAAGACTAACCGCTCGTGAAGCACTGAGACATCCTTTTTTCACAAGGAGAAGATGA
- the LOC108839674 gene encoding serine/threonine-protein kinase AFC2 isoform X1: protein MEMERVHEFPHTHMDRRPRKRARLGWDVLPPAPKAQVGMFCGQEIGNMSSFGAPSEISSSTSLSVKTVARNDSPPWREDDKDGHYMFELGDDLTPRYKIYSKMGEGTFGQVLECWDRERKEMVAVKIVRGVKKYREAAMIEIEMLQQLGKHDKGGNRCVQIRNWFDYRNHICIVFEKLGSSLYDFLRKNNYRSFPIDLVREIGWQLLECVAFMHDLRMIHTDLKPENILLVSSDYVKIPEYKGSRLQRDVSYKRVPKSSAIKVIDFGSTTYERQEQSYIVSTRHYRAPEVILGLGWSYPCDVWSIGCIIVELCTGEALFQTHENLEHLAMMERVLGPFPQQMLKKVDRHAEKYVRRGRLDWPDGATSRDSLKAVLKLPRLQNLIMQHVDHSAGELINMVQGLLRYDPAERLTAREALRHPFFTRRR, encoded by the exons ATGGAGATGGAGCGTGTTCATGAGTTTCCTCATACTCACATGGATCGCCGTCCTCGAAAGAGAGCGCGTCTCGGCTGGGACGTGTTGCCTCCAGCGCCTAAG GCTCAGGTAGGAATGTTTTGTGGACAAGAGATTGGGAATATGTCAAGCTTTGGAGCTCCTTCGGAGATTAGTAGCTCTACTTCTCTTTCTGTTAAGACTGTTGCTCGTAATGATTCTCCTCCCTGGCGTGAAGATGACAAGGACGGACATTACATGTTTGAACTGGGAGATGACTTAACTCCACGCT ataaaatatatagcaaGATGGGCGAAG GAACATTTGGTCAAGTGTTGGAATGTTGGGATAGGGAGAGGAAGGAAATGGTGGCTGTGAAAATTGTTCGTGGAGTGAAGAAATACCGTGAGGCGGCTATGATTGAAATTGAGATGCTTCAACAGCTTGGTAAACATGACAAAGGTGGCAATCG TTGTGTACAAATTCGGAACTGGTTTGACTATCGTAACCATATATGTATC GTATTTGAGAAGCTTGGATCAAGTTTATACGATTTTCTTCGGAAAAACAATTATCGCTCCTTTCCCATTGATCTTGTCCGTGAGATTGGCTGGCAACTCTTGGAATGTGTAGCAT TTATGCATGACTTGCGCATGATTCATACGGACCTGAAACCAGAAAACATTCTGTTAGTCTCCTCGGACTATGTGAAAATTCCTGAGTACAAG GGTTCCCGATTACAGAGGGATGTTTCCTATAAACGAGTGCCTAAATCAAGTGCAATAAAGGTTATTGATTTTGGTAGCACAACTTATGAGCGACAGGAGCAAAGCTACATTGTGTCAACTAGACATTACAGGGCACCAGAAGTCATTTTAG GACTTGGCTGGAGTTATCCTTGTGATGTTTGGAGCATTGGATGTATCATAGTGGAGCTGTGCACG GGAGAGGCATTGTTCCAAACACATGAAAACCTGGAGCATCTAGCGATGATGGAGCGTGTTCTTGGTCCGTTTCCTCAACAAATGCTTAAGAAAGTGGA CCGACACGCTGAGAAATATGTGAGAAGAGGCCGTTTGGATTGGCCTGATGGGGCAACCTCAAGAGACAGCCTGAAAGCAGTATTGAAACTTCCTCGGCTTCAG AATCTGATAATGCAACATGTGGACCATTCGGCGGGAGAGTTGATAAACATGGTGCAAGGGCTACTTAGGTATGATCCGGCGGAAAGACTAACCGCTCGTGAAGCACTGAGACATCCTTTTTTCACAAGGAGAAGATGA
- the LOC108823496 gene encoding 31 kDa ribonucleoprotein, chloroplastic, translating to MASSSILTSTLKPLAMADSSSSTFLSHPSLSTIINSSKTRCFSTLSLLTKRTNPPFSFSHLSLSLNSKTHLKKSPFLSSLAQTSDWAQPDGEETGDSSASVAVEENDPEATFSEEEGGGGDFPEPPEEAKLFVGNLAYDVDSQALAMLFEQAGTVEIAEVIYNRETDQSRGFGFVTMSTVEEAETAVEKFNRYDLNGRALTVNKAAPRGSRPERQPRVYEPAFRVYVGNLPWDVDNGRLEQVFSEHGKVVEARVVYDRETGRSRGFGFVTMSNETELNDAIAALDGQNMEGRAIRVNVAEERPRRF from the exons ATGGCTTCTTCTTCGATACTGACATCAACCTTGAAGCCTCTAGCCATGGCGGATTCTTCCTCTTCTACCTTTCTCTCCCATCCTTCACTCTCCACTATCATCAACTCTTCCAAAACTCGCTGCTTCTCTACTCTTTCTCTCCTCACCAAACGCACTAACCCACCCTTCTCCTTCTCCCACCTTTCCCTCTCTCTCAACTCCAAAACCCACCTCAAAAAATCCCCCTTTCTCTCCTCCCTCGCCCAGACTTCGGATTGGGCTCAGCCAGACGGGGAGGAAACCGGAGATTCGAGCGCTTCGGTCGCCGTTGAGGAGAACGACCCTGAAGCCACCTTCTCGGAAGAGGAAGGAGGAGGTGGCGATTTCCCGGAGCCACCGGAAGAAGCGAAGCTCTTCGTCGGTAACTTGGCTTACGACGTTGATAGCCAAGCCTTGGCTATGCTCTTTGAGCAAGCTGGTACCGTTGAAATCGCCGAG GTTATTTACAATAGGGAAACCGATCAGAGTCGTGGATTTGGATTTGTGACGATGAGTACGGTGGAAGAAGCTGAGACTGCTGTTGAGAAATTCAACCGTTAT GATCTGAACGGACGGGCTTTGACAGTAAACAAGGCAGCTCCAAGAGGCTCACGCCCAGAACGCCAACCTCGGGTATACGAGCCTGCATTCAGAGTCTACGTGGGAAACCTTCCGTGGGATGTTGACAATGGGCGTCTAGAACAAGTATTCAGTGAGCATGGCAAAGTAGTGGAAGCTCGTGTGGTTTATGACCGTGAGACAGGTCGTTCACGTGGGTTCGGGTTTGTCACAATGTCTAACGAGACTGAACTCAACGACGCTATCGCTGCTCTTGATGGACAG AACATGGAGGGTAGAGCTATCAGAGTAAATGTAGCGGAGGAGCGCCCGAGGCGATTTTAA